The stretch of DNA GGGATTCTGAACACTGCTCTTTTTTTCTTCACAGGGCTGTACGTCTAACAACCAGTATGGAGACGCAATGGAAAATGCTGCAAAACAATTACTGAAGGTAAACCAAGTGATACCATCACGCCCACCTTATCAATTCCCGGCAATGTTTCCGAGCACCAAAAGGAGGCAAAAAAAGATGATGTTTCTGAGgcgagaaaataaaaaatacatggagAGGAAACTCCTGAAAAAGAGGAAACGATTTCTGCTCAAAGAGAGCCCAATTCTTATCGCCATGAACAGCTCTGCTATGGATCTCTCCCGGCTGCAGTCCGATGACCAGAATGGTAACTGGAAGAAGCTTTATGAGATtcaaagagagaggaagaaactAATGCAAGATATATGTTCAAAGTACAAGAGCAGCAGCAGGAGGATTATTACACCGTATCATGTTTCAAGAGTTTTTGTAGAGGATAAACACAAGATTTTGTATTGCGAGGTCCCAAAAGCTGGCTGTTCCAACTGGAAACGTGTGTTGATGGTCCTCAATGGGTTAGCTTCTTCCACAAACGATATacagcataatacagtacactaTGGAAATTATTTGAAACGGCTCGATAGCTTTGATCGAAAAGGAATCTTTTACCGACTCAACACCTACACTAAAATGATCTTCATTCGGGAACCTTTCGAGAG from Ascaphus truei isolate aAscTru1 chromosome 19, aAscTru1.hap1, whole genome shotgun sequence encodes:
- the CHST8 gene encoding carbohydrate sulfotransferase 8, with the translated sequence MRLACMFSFILLFGAAGLVVFIHLQDPAEMVHQQAVAPGMKFEFTLHQPKKGCTSNNQYGDAMENAAKQLLKVNQVIPSRPPYQFPAMFPSTKRRQKKMMFLRRENKKYMERKLLKKRKRFLLKESPILIAMNSSAMDLSRLQSDDQNGNWKKLYEIQRERKKLMQDICSKYKSSSRRIITPYHVSRVFVEDKHKILYCEVPKAGCSNWKRVLMVLNGLASSTNDIQHNTVHYGNYLKRLDSFDRKGIFYRLNTYTKMIFIREPFERLVSAFRDKFEHANNYYHPVFGKPIISRYRRNATKEALRTGSGVHFKEFVQYLLDVHRPVGMDIHWDHVSRLCSPCLIDYDYIGKFESMEEDANFLLHLISAPQNLTFPRFKDRHSNEERTTNKITQQYFAQLSPSERQRTYDFYYMDYQMFNYTKPFEDLY